A single Spirochaetota bacterium DNA region contains:
- a CDS encoding secondary thiamine-phosphate synthase enzyme YjbQ produces MGTITEYISLSTQGQGDIIDITSQAIEIIHKHNVHSGILCLFIPGSTAAITTIEYEPGLKKDINIFLEKLIPRNAHYHHHDTWHDDNGSSHLRASMIGPSITIPIVDGTLTLGTWQQIVVIECDTRKRNRKIIAQIVY; encoded by the coding sequence ATGGGTACCATCACTGAATATATATCTCTATCAACCCAAGGGCAGGGTGATATTATTGATATAACCTCACAGGCCATAGAAATTATACACAAGCACAATGTGCATAGCGGAATACTTTGTCTTTTTATACCCGGCTCAACTGCTGCTATAACCACCATTGAATATGAACCAGGCTTAAAAAAAGATATCAATATATTTTTAGAAAAGCTAATCCCGCGCAATGCCCACTATCATCACCATGATACCTGGCATGATGACAATGGTTCTTCACATCTGAGAGCCTCTATGATAGGACCATCTATTACTATTCCTATAGTTGATGGAACATTAACGTTAGGAACCTGGCAGCAAATAGTTGTCATAGAATGCGACACTCGTAAAAGGAATAGAAAGATTATTGCTCAGATAGTCTATTGA